A window of the Apodemus sylvaticus chromosome 15, mApoSyl1.1, whole genome shotgun sequence genome harbors these coding sequences:
- the C15H3orf38 gene encoding uncharacterized protein C3orf38 homolog: MSGLSHLESEGCRNLLGMLDNDEIMALCDTVTNRLVQPVDRQDAIRAILVYSQNVEELLRRKKVHREVIFKYLATQGVVVPPTTEKHSLIQYAKCYWEEKSPQLKETAEPVTKTEEIQLFEQQAKEDKETEKVDFRRLGEEFCHWFFELLNSQNPFMGPPQDEWGPQHFWHDVKLRFYYNTSEQNMTDYQGAEIVSLRLLSLVKEEFLFLSPNLDSQGLKCASSPHGLVMVGVAGTVHRGNSCLGIFEQIFGLIRSPFVENTWKIKFINLRIVGGSSLAPGSSLKPSVTFEQSDLEAFYNVITLCNSPEVRPNIRQILDSGTGDQVLHSGDEALLNKREVNLPNPLRH, from the exons ATGTCGGGGCTCAGCCACTTAGAGTCAGAGGGCTGCCGGAACCTACTCGGCATGCTGGACAATGACGAGATCATGGCCCTTTGCGACACCGTCACCAACCGCCTGGTGCAGCCTGTGGACCGCCAAG ATGCTATTCGTGCAATATTAGTGTATAGCCAAAATGTAGAAGAACTTCTGAGGCGCAAAAAAGTCCACCGAGAAGTCATATTTAAGTATTTGGCAACACAAGGGGTGGTTGTACCTCCAACTACTGAAAAACACAGTCTTATTCAGTATGCAAAATGTTACTGGGAAGAAAAGTCACCACAACTGAAGGAGACAGCAGAGCCAGTTACAAAGACGGAGGAGATCCAGCTCTTTGAGCAG CAggcaaaagaagataaagaaactgaaaaggttGATTTTCGTCGCTTAGGAGAAGAATTCTGTCACTGGTTCTTTGAACTTCTTAATTCTCAGAATCCTTTTATGGGACCACCTCAAGATGAATGGGGCCCACAGCACTTCTGGCATGATGTCAAGCTTAGGTTTTATTATAACACCTCAGAACAAAACATGACAGACTACCAAGGAGCGGAAATTGTGAGCCTTCGCTTACTGTCATTAGTgaaagaggaatttctttttctcagtccCAACCTTGATTCTCAAGGACTAAAATGTGCATCTTCTCCTCATGGATTAGTTATGGTTGGAGTTGCAGGGACTGTCCACCGAGGAAATTCTTGTTTGGGCATATTTGAACAAATTTTTGGACTTATCCGTAGCCCTTTtgtggaaaatacttggaaaatcAAATTTATCAACCTGAGAATCGTTGGAGGAAGTTCCCTTGCTCCTGGATcatcactgaaaccatctgtaaCATTTGAACAGAGTGATCTGGAGGCCTTTTATAATGTAATCACTTTGTGTAATAGCCCTGAAGTAAGACCTAACATAAGGCAGATATTGGATAGTGGGACAGGAGACCAGGTTTTACATAGTGGAGATGAGGCATTGTTGAACAAAAGGGAAGTGAATTTGCCTAATCCTCTAAGGCACTGA